One Mastomys coucha isolate ucsf_1 unplaced genomic scaffold, UCSF_Mcou_1 pScaffold7, whole genome shotgun sequence genomic window, GCATTCGTGGGAGTGGGGGACAGGCTGTGGACATTTTGAAATGTGAGTCTGAGAAGCTGCCCTAACCCAAAGACCCAAAGGTAGACAAGATCTGAGCTGTGTGTCCAGAAGGTCCTTCCCCTGATCTAGGAGGGCgtctggggggggggcaggtaaACTGGGTGATTTTGTGGGTGCCACTGGTCAGGGTTGACGGCCTGGCCTGGCCCCCAGAGCGGTCCCCGCACCGGCCCATCCTGCAGGCGGGGCTCCCAGCCAACACCACAGCCGTGGTTGGCAGCAATGTGGAGCTTCTGTGCAAGGTGTACAGCGATGCCCAGCCCCATATCCAGTGGCTGAAGCACATCGTCATCAACGGTAGCAGTTTCGGCGCGGATGGTTTCCCCTACGTACAAGTCCTGAAGGTGTGATTCCTGCTAGTGCCCAGGCTGGGCCCCATTCTTCTCCTATTAGGGTGGGATGGTACCCAACTACCCTCCCAGCTGCAGTGTGGCCCAGAACCTCCTGTGACCTAGTATATCCACTACTTCAGACAACAGACATTAATAGCTCCGAGGTGGAAGTCTTGTATCTGAGGAACGTGTCTGCTGAGGATGCAGGAGAGTACACTTGCCTGGCGGGCAACTCCATCGGCCTTTCCTACCAGTCGGCATGGCTCACAGTGCTACCAGGTAAAGGCTATGGTGGGGGGACCGTCCTGGGAGAGACTACAGGACTCCTCTCTGGTCCATTGAGGCCTGTTAGCTAGGCAGTTTCCTCGGCCTGTGGGAGTATATAGTATTTGGGTTTTGGCACTGTAAAATGCTCTCACTGAATTCAGCAGGGACATGTATTTGATTTAACATGACTGTCCATGTGACCCTTGGGGATATAAGACTATGTATAAGTATGACTTTTTCAGTGTGTGTCCCTATATGTCTTAGTAACTATGGGGACCTACACTGGGTGGAAGGGTTGGTCAGTGTGACCACTGACTGCTCATTTTCTCTGCCTATGTGCATCTAACGAACAGAGGAAGACCTCACATGGACAACAGCAACACCCGAGGCTAGATACACAGACATCATCCTATATGTATCTGGCTCACTGGCTTTGGTTGTGCTCCTGTTGCTGGCCGGGGTGTATCACCGACAAGCCATCCATGGCCACCACTCTCGccagcctgtcactgtacaaaagCTGTCCCGGTTCCCTTTGGCCCGACAGGTACTGTGCCTGTCTCCCAGCCCCCACCACGTACGGCTCTCAGCCTGACCCCAACAGGTCGAACAAATCTCCCACTTTGCAGTTCTCTTTGGAGTCGAGGTCCTCTGGCAAATCAAGCTTGTCCTTGGTGCGAGGTGTCCGGCTCTCCTCCAGTGGCCCGCCCTTGCTGACGGGTCTTGTGAGTCTAGACCTACCTCTCGATCCACTTTGGGAATTCCCCCGGGACAGGTACACTGAGCAGGCTAAGAATGGGGGCCCAGCTCAGGAGTGGTACCCACAGATCTGAGGCACGGGGCTTCTTGGTCTCTCTAGGCTGGTGCTCGGAAAGCCCCTGGGTGAAGGCTGCTTTGGGCAAGTGGTTCGCGCGGAAGCCTTTGGGATGGATCCCTCCCGGCCTGACCAAACCAGCACTGTGGCTGTGAAGATGCTGAAAGGTACACGCGGCAACCCAGGCAGGGCATGCTGGGATCTCGCAGGGGGCTACAGGGATAGCCCTTGCGGGGGCCGTGCAGGGGGCTACACAGACTGCTGGTACTGGGGCCGCGCAGGGGGCTACACGGACTGCCTGAGTGTGAGAAAAGGCCACAGGTTTTCCACCCTTGGGTATGAATCCCAACCTTGCTGTTGGCCCTGGCAAGTGActtctaagcctcagtttcctctgggGCCTCCATGGGGATGAATAATGGTCCCTTATCTCTTGGGCGAAGTTTATAGATGTTTCTGATACATGGTGACTTAGTAAATTTTGGGTGTAGGGTTTGgaactggttttcttttctttcattctttctttcttttttatttctggtttggggttttagttgtttgttggttggttttgtcttgtttttatttatttattttattttattttatttttgagagagagagtttctctggctatcctagaactcactctgtagactagagcagcctctgcctccccagtgctggggttagagacgtgtgccaccactgccaggctgtctggtttttgttttgctctgttttgagGCTGACCTAGAGGTCACTCTGTAAGCTACCCCTGCCTGGAACTCATACCAATCGTCCTACTTCAGCCTCCGGAGGATTGGAATTATACCTGACTAGCTCAGTAAAGCTTAGCCACTGGATGATGATCCCTATGAGATTTATGGTGATTGGAGCTTAATATGCCCCGTTAGCTCTGGGCTCATATCTCTTCATCATTCTCACACGTTTTATGCCTCACCCTCATCAATCCCACTAAATAATACACCTTCGGCACATATCCCTCCTGTTCCTAGTCTGCGCCCTTGGCAGAAAGCAGTCCCagtcttagggctggagagatggcttagccattaagaaTGCTggatgttcttgcagaggactcaagttcaaataCCAGCGAGTGTGCATGTACGCTcccgaatacacacacacacacacacacacacacacacacacacacacatgaatacaaataaaaaataaatcttaaaaataaaaagtcccaGATTCAAGCTGGGtctggtggcacaagcctgtaatcttgGGTGCTTGGGAGACTAAGACAGTAGCATGGTAAGCCACAGATGGAGCTCAAGTGCTAACTTACTAAAACCCTTCCCCAAAATATGAGGCCTGGCtgagtggtagaacacttgtctaaCATGTGCGAGAGCCGCCATAGGATGTCCAGGAGTAATGGAGAGGATAAGGAACCCAGGCCTGAGGCAGTGTCTCCAGAGTGTCTGCAGCTGCTCAATGTTTGCACTgtacagtcctggctggcctggaacttatagACCGGGCTGGACTCGAATctacagagatctacttgcctctgcctcccaagtgccgggatttaGGGCGAttattgtgttgtgtgtgtagtgtgtgtgtgtgagcacatatcATAGCCTGGGCACGTAGCACAACTTCTGGAGTCAATTTCAGGGATCAGTCCTGTCATCAGGCTTGTGCGCGCCACCATCTTACTGGCTCCTTATGTCTTCTATGTGTTTATTATCTGTTGTTTTGTTCGGTGTAAACCATATCATTATAGCATGCTTACTCAATATCTTGATGTTTAACAATATACCCTTGGGTTCTGGATGTCTTGCTTGTCCCCAATAGAATCTGTCACTGCTGTCCCCATTGctgcatccttccctccctcgctccctccagCTCGGCACAGCTGGAGCCAGCTGGCACTTTCTGTGAGGCGATGATTGTGAAACAGGATTTTCCATATCGATGTACAGCTAGGTCTTTGTCCCAAAGCCGCAGGTCAGCCATAGTCCCTGGTCCTTCGCTCAGTCTGCCGTAGAGAAGTCATGGAAGTCTCCTTCCCTAACACGAAACAAGACCTCGGGGCACTTCCTGCCCCTAGGGACTGTTACCCAGGGACCAGTTAGTAcagcttccttcctgtctggagcttctgcctctctcctgtcccctggACCTGCTCAAGGGAAGGTCAGTTCTTCTTTGAGAGTCTTCATGCTTTGTGGGAGGTGCTCTGCTGCACAAAAGACGAGTCTGAGGTTCAGAGAGGTTGAGAGACCCTGGGTATGGATGCCAGGTGTATGTGCGTGCGGACATAGGTGTaggtgtatgcgtgtgtatagacatgtataggtgtatgtgtgtgtataggcataagtgtatgtgtgtatagatatagcTGTaggtatatgtgcgtgtgtagGCAtaggtgtatgtgcatatatagatgtgggtgtgtgtgcatgtataggcCTAAGTGTATGTGCCTGCGTAGGTGTAGGTATTTGTAGGTATTTGTGCATGTGGACATAGGCGCCTCCTCTATCACTCAGCAGCTTAgtttctgagacacagtctcttgctgaacctgggcCTGTTAGCTGGCCATCTCGCTACCCACTCCTCCACCCTGTGCCTTGAGTGTTAGGGCCACAGCTGCTGCACTGCTCCACCCAATGTTTTACACTCATGCgggggatccgaactcagatcCTCGGGCTTGTGCTGCAGACACTTCAttcactgagcatctccccaCACCATCGAAACAATTCTTTAAGCCAagtatagtggcacacatctctaatcccagcagtcaggaggctgaggcaggcagatctctgagttcaaggccagcctgaactacaaagcTAGTTCTGGAACAGCcggagctacatagagaaacactatcttaaataaataactttttgtttgtttgtttttagttgggGTCTCTCTCTATAGTCTTCCTGGATCTAtacgtagatcaggctggtctcatacTCATGGAAGATTAATGGTGTGCTCCATTTCTCCTGGcctggaattattttttttttaagcacttatttttttgagagtttcatacatgaGTATGTATTTACAGCATTTCCACCTATCCTCCCTCTAAAATCTTTCTATGCTCCCTGATCcctctttaaacacacacacacacacacacacacaatgttttgggtttatttgtttttgtctcgtgtagccctggctggcctcatagtcatcaagtgctaggattagtcGTGGGCTCTGCCACGCCTAGTTTTTATACTGTGGTGAGGATAGAACGCAGacttcatgctaggcaagcactctacaaactgaactacatccctagcCTGAAAGGCTTCTTTTGAGGCACACAGCCCCGCAGGGATTCGGCCAAGACTCCCCtgacacctcccccaccccccatcccccaccccgtGATGCTCTTGTGAAGTTGAAGGAGCAACTTCCTCATCGCATCCGGTCCTTTGCAGACAATGCCTCTGACAAGGATTTGGCAGACCTGGTCTCTGAGATGGAGGTGATGAAGCTAATCGGACGACACAAGAACATCATCAACTTGCTGGGTGTCTGCACTCAGGAAGGTGCGACCGGACAGAGCCGGGATACACGTGCGCAGTTGGGATACCAAAGCACAGTCTTGCCAGACTTCCCATCCCCTGGTCCGTGTCTTCCCTCTGTAGGGCCACTGTATGTGATCGTGGAATGTGCGGCCAAGGGAAACCTTCGGGAATTCCTCCGTGCCCGGCGCCCGCCAGGCCCTGATCTCAGCCCTGATGGGCCTAGGAGCAGCGAAGGACCACTCTCCTTCCCGGCCCTGGTCTCTTGTGCCTACCAGGTGGCCCGAGGCATGCAGTATCTGGAGTCTCGGAAGGTGTGGACAAAGGACAGTTGTGCTGTGGTCTGGACCACTCTAACTCCTCCATCTCCACGCTGATGGCACTGAGTGTCCTCAGCGGCTCCCTTGCTCCCAGCTCACTGGTCTATCCTTTATCCCTTGCTCCCATACATTTGCAGCTAACCCTGAAGATCCCCATTTGTAACCCCGCAGGTCCCCATTCTCGCCGCCTGAGGGCAAGCATGGCGCAGGTGTGggctctgcttctttctttttctctctctggttcTGGGGATTTAGCCCAGGCCTTTGCCCATTCCATTTCTGAGTGACTCTGACCCCCTGGGTTTGCTGTGAAATGATGAACTCCAAGACGTGTGTCTTGATCGATACTCCTAAGTTCCCTGCCCTGTCCTCAGTGCATCCACCGGGACCTGGCTGCCCGAAATGTGCTGGTGACCGAGGATGATGTGATGAAGATCGCAGACTTTGGGCTGGCGCGTGGTGTCCACCACATCGACTACTATAAGAAAACCAGCAACGTGAGGGGCACCACGGGGACACATGGGAGTGGGCGGGGACTAGGCCTGGTCTGAAAGGGATAGGTCCTGTACTACTCACACCGCTGACCCCGCCTCCTTGCTCCAGGGTCGCCTGCCAGTCaagtggatggctcctgaggcgTTGTTTGACCGTGTGTACACTCACCAGAGTGACGTGTGAGTCCGGGAACTGGTTTCTCAGATGGCTGCTGCCTGTCTTCAAGTTGTCCACCCCTCTCTAAAAGGGCAAGGAGCTTGCCAAAGTCACAAGACCTTAGGAGTTCCTCTGATACTCAGAAAGAAAGGAGTGCCCCTCCCTATCCCGAGGGTGGATCACTGCTGCAAGAGCCTTTACCTCAGCttcaaagagggagggagggagggagggagggagggagggagggaaggaaggaaggaaggaaggaggaagcaagcaagctggGCCCTACTGAGCCGCAGTTCTGCCTCCAGGTGGTCTTTCGGGATCCTGCTGTGGGAAATCTTCACCCTCGGGGGCTCCCCGTACCCTGGCATCCCGGTGGAAGAGCTGTTCTCACTGCTGCGAGAGGGGCACAGGATGGAGCGGCCTCCCAATTGCCCCTCAGAGCTGTAAGGTCACCCTCTTTGCCCCAGTGTCCAGACCTCATCCTTTGTCGTCAGCTTTTGGCCCTGGCCATAGAACAGTGTACTGTGTCCACTCACggtccctcttcctctccacgGTCTCCACGGCTCACGGTGTCCTACTCTCACAAAACTGCCTTACTTATCCTGTGCAGGCTCCCCTCTAGACACGCCCACTCCCAGCCCCAACCCTAGGGAGCGGACAGTCCTTACTTTTCCCCCCCACCTACACACAAGCTTCTTTGACCCGTTCCCAGGTATGGGCTAATGAGGGAGTGCTGGCACGCAGCTCCCTCTCAGAGGCCTACTTTTAAGCAGCTGGTGGAAGCTCTGGACAAGGCCCTGCTGGCTGTCTCCGAAGAGGTACTGCTCATTCCTGTCCCATGCCCTCTCACTGCCCGCGCTCCCTTGACCTAGGGACGTGGAACGAAGCATCCGGTCCCAGAGGCTGGAAGCTGACCAGCTCCGTTCCTTGCAGTACCTTGACCTCCGCCTGACCTTTGGACCCTTTTCTGCCTCCAATGGGGATGCCAGCAGCACCTGCTCCTCCAGTGACTCGGTTTTCAGCCACGATCCTTTGCCCCTTGAGCCaaaccccttccccttccctgacGCTCGGACGACATGATCCTGGGAACAATGTTGCCCGGTAGCCGTGGACCTCCCAGCTCAGCTGCAACCTGATGCATCCGCATTTGATGTTGGCAGTGTCAGGCCTCTGACTTGAGACTGCTGCTGTCCCAGATCTTCTCTCTGGCCCTGTTTTGGGGAGGCCCATTCTCGGTCATAGGGTTCATAGTTGAGGCCTTCTAGTCCAGCCTAATGCTCCCAACTCAGAGTTCAACTCTTGTCTTAAGATCATGCCCTTGGACTCATCGTCAGAGAAGCTAAGCATTAAGGCCTTGCTTGGCACACAGCCTCCATCTCAGGGGCTCTCCAGGCCCGGCTGCAGAGATTTTGCCCTAATCATTTCTAGTTCTCCCAAACATCCTAGAGGCCTTGGGACTTCACTGCCCCCAGCACACAAGCCTCACCCCCTGCCACCTCCCCCGCTCCATCGCTTGTTCCAGCATCTTGGTGAAAGTGGCATCAGCTCCGGTGTCCCTGAGAGACGAGAAGCCTGtggaaaagacagaagaacatggatgtcattttataaattatttttttgaaataagtCTCTGTATGCCTGGTGGCTTCCCTGAGTGGCAGGGTGTAGGGTGGGAAGACTCTCTATGTTGGGAGTTCAGTCTGGGTGACACAGACGACTGTGGGGCAGGTGCCAGACCTTCAGCTGTGCTTTAGCAGGCTCAGAAGCAGATACGCATGGCCATTGTCCCTCCGTCCGTCCTACAGAATCATCCTTGTGTATGTCACGGTGAGTGAGTGCACATGTGCGGATGAGCCCTCACTGCACCATCTGTAAGGCAGGCCCTGTATCCTCTGCACACGCATACACGTTTGGCCCACCACGGTCCCCAAGGGAGCTGGcgtcccctcccccatctgctCAGCATTAACCAAACTGACCGTTAACACAGCACGAAGAAAACGTGAAATCAAGCCTCCAGCCAGTGCCTGCTCCCACGGTCTGGATCTGCCAGCTCAGGCTCAGGGCTTGTGGGGGCCGTGCCCGCCCTGCCTGGCCCTGGCCCGTCTCCCGGGCAGCAGCTGGTTGCCGCCTGGCTGAGCTGCAGCTGTCCTTCCTCGCATGATACTCCCTGGAGGCTGTTACAACCCTGTTCTCAGCCCTCACCCCAGAGGGATCAGCTTCCCAGAGCTCTGAGCCTGGAAACTTACTGGACTCTGTCCTGACAGTTTTAGCTGCTCCCTAAGCCTGAACCTTAGGGTGGGCAGGGAGAGACCAAAAGTGGTCCCAGACTTTCTGCCGCCTGGTCCCTACGAGCTCTCTGGGAGTGAAGACTGCAAATGTATTTAGGCTTCCAGAGACTCCTGTGAGAATGTAAGGGTGGTGCTAAAGAGCTGGCTTCTTGTTTAAGAGAATCTGTAACTTTACCCCCCaggacctgggtttcattcccagcacccactactaccatttgtaactccagttcctaggcagtcaacatcctcttctgatttccatgggcactgaacacacagacacacacatgcaggcaagaaaATCACATATGGGGGTgcaaggttggagagatggctcatcggttaagagcactgactgctcttccggaggtcctgagttcaaatcccagcaaccacatggtggctcacaaccatccgtaaagagatctgatgccttcttctggtgtgtctgaagacagcaacagtgtagttagatataataataaataaataacccttttaaaaaatcacatatataaaaaggagataaataaaaataactaggtagatagatagatatatagatagatagatagatagttggctctgtgtatatgtaccatacaTAATAACCAAACAATCTgtcaggcagtgttggcacatgtctttaatcccagcacttgggaggcagaggcaggcggatttctgagttcaaggccagcctggtctacagagtgagatccaggacagccaggactacacacagagaaatcctgtctcaaaaaacaaaacaaacaaacaaacaaaataaaaaaccaagcaTTCTGTTTGAGACCTGCTTCCAAACTCGGTCTTTTGATAGAGATTCCTAGTCAGTGACTGAGCTCTGTCCCCACTCCAGGTAGCCATCTTGAAGCAGACATTACTAGTCAGTGACTGAGCTCTGTCCCCACTTCAGGTAGTGGCTATCTTGAAGCAGATTCCTTGGGTCTGACTGGGTCAAGAAAAGATTGGGAGGTTGGGATGAGGTCTACGGACCAAGACATGCAGATCAAAAGCCTAGTGGTCCACAGGTCCACTGCTGGTGCACGGCTACTCTTGAGTCACAGCTTTACCACAGAGAGGCTGTCTTCCCTTCCGTGAAACCAAGAGATGTGTCTACTGTAATATTATCCTCCTCTAGTCCAAGCTACtaaggagactgaaggaaggataatctcTCAAATTCAAGAATTggggtggggctgaagagatggctcagtgattaagagaactgactgctcttccagaagtcttgagttcaattcccagcaaccacatccatctgtaatgggatctgatgccctcttctggtgtatctgaagactgctatagtgtactcatataaataaaataaatatacctcaaaataaatgaatgaatgaatgaatggtggcTTCAAGCCTATAAACCCCCATACCTTGCCTAATGCctaaggcaagaagatcatgtcaaatttgaagccagcctgggacacagaatGAGATataagccagcctgagctacagggtGAGAcatagtctttaaaaagaaaaaagattaaagtcAAAGCAGGCCAGACCTTCAGGCCTGTAGGCCTGAAACCCTACAACTGGGAGACAGAGCTAAACAGATCTCAGTGAGTCTGGGACCAGCCTGccctacatagtgagatccagtcAGGCCAAGGCTAAGGCGTAAAGCCTTatagcagaaaaacaaacaaacaaaccaacaaaaaacaagaatcaAACAAAGAGGACTCAGATTTGATTACCAGTACTGTGaagacaggacaaaacaaaaaaaacgggGTTCCCTAGAACAGCTGAACAGATACCCCGAGGTCTCGGCAGGCCCTGTGCAGATCGGAGCCCAGAACCAAGTTGCTTAGAGTGATAGAGCAGCTGCTGCCTGGTGATTTCTGGGGTCCGGGGAAGGCTTGGATGGCCtgccccccagcccctccctgccaACGTCCCTGGCAGGCACACAGTTGCTGGGACTGTCTCACATTCCTGACGTCCCATGTCAGGACACAGATGCTGCTAATTCCCCTGTGCAAGCTTTGCTGCTCCATCAAGCCTGCCCTCCACAGCCGGCTCCGGGCAGCATGGCAACAGCTGGAGCCTGGCCCCTTAGTCTGTCCCGGTTCTGAGAAGCTTCCAAGCCTCTGAACAGCCCTGGGCTCCTCTCCAGCAGGCCACTGCAGACTCTGctgagagggacagacagacagtactCCGATCCGGGAGGCTCCAGCCCAGGAACGTATGTGTACGTGAAGCTGACACCTGGGAGGAAGAGTCCGGGGTACGAGGGGGTAGCACAGCGGCCAGTTGCCCTCTCTGAGCCTGTTTCCCTACCCGTAACAGGGATGAAGGATGACACCTGCCAACCAGAGCCTGAGTGCTTCGTAAACAGCGGCTGTTATTGCACGGTGATTAAGGCAGGGCCTCTAGGGCAGGCTGCCgcgctggggtgggggaggggcagtggcCGGTCCCCTTCTCTCTGGGCAGCCCTTCCCTGAGGGGAGACATTGAGGCTCAGAAGTTGGAGCAATTGGCCCGTATCACATGGAGCAGAATAGGGCAAGAGGGGCGTCAGGCAAGCTGGTCTATTCCCCTCTGAGTTCATTTCCATGCCCTAGGTGGCCCGATAAGCCAGTGTGGCTGGACGGACACTATGCCTACCTGGGCCTCAGATCGCTGTTTTAACTGCAGCCTTATGTATGACTGGCGCCTGGTACACACCAATGCCttctcctggttttccctccaggGGACACTTCTCCTGCCGTTCGCTGgaggctggggctgtagctcagttaaGAGATGCTCACTAGCTTTCCTGAATCCAGGGCTCAATCtgcagcactgcataaaccaggcatacCTAGCATAAGCCagcagcacttgagagatggaaGGCTTAGAAGCTCTTGAGCATCCTCAGCATCAGACGGGTTGGAGGTCAGCCTAGACACACGGCTTACTCATGACAGTTTTCACGACAGTGTCCCGTGATGACAGGGTCTCCACCGATGCTCAGATTAAACCTGTGCTGTCCCTATGCGAGGACTCACTACTGAGAAGAAGGGATGCTCCAGGCTAGGCAGTTAGCTTGCCTGATAGTTCTTGCCTAGTAAGCCTGAGATCCCGGATCCCCTACCCAGTGCCCACATAAACCCTCTCGCAGTGACTCAGTaactctcagcacttgggggactGAGGGGAAGGGAGAGCCATGGGTTTAAGGCTGCCCGGGCTGTACAATGAGTTCTTAGGCTGGCCTAGGCTCCAAAGTGGGAGTtgcttgaaaacaaacaaacaaacaaataaaccagggAAGAGTTCCCAAGATAACCCAGAAAGAAGCAGCCTGCTTGGACAGAGAATGCTATCTTATTTCTTTTTGGCTTCTCTGCCTGGAGATTGCACCTAGAGCCCAACATATAACCAGCCAGCAAGAATCCTACCACCGAGCTAAACTCAGatctttaatgtatttttaatcatgtatTGACTTATGTATTAGGGAAGGAGAGCAAGGTGTGGAAGTCAGAGTGTGGCTTgcaaggagttggttctctccttccaccgcgTTGGGTCCTCATGTCCAGAGGCAAGCAaccttacctgttgagccattttgctgagacatctctACAGAACCTCCAAAGTTTTTCTTAAGTAGCAAATTTGAAACTTTGGCATATGTCACAATGACCTAGAGGGTTTGGCTTGCTGGAGCCCACCCCAGGAATGCTCCTGGAACTGCTCCTGGTAGGAACCAGCATTTGGAGGGCCACAATTTCTGAGTTACGATAAGTATGTTTTAAACAGTTTTTGAAAGCCCAtcgctcgtgtgtgtgtgtgtgtggtgtgtgtgtgtgtgcataagtggcACACAGtagtaaccccagcacttggtggaAGTGAAGGCAGAGGGTCAGAAGGAGAAGGTCTTCCTCAACCAAGAAAGCTCATACCCAGAGCCTGGcacagtggcacacgcctttaatccgcaAACCCAAGAAGCACAGGCAGGCACATCTCTATGAGTTCTGTAGCCAGCCCGCTCTACATAGAGATTTCCAGAATAgacagagatacatagtgagaatctgtctcaaagaaagacaacaacaaccaaaaaagagctgggcggtggtggtgcacgcttttaatcccagcactagggaggcagaggcaggcggatttctgagttcaaggccagcctggtctacagagtgagttccaggacagccagggctacacagagaaaccctgtctcgaaaaaaaacgaaaaaaaacaacaaaaaaaaaaaagaaagaaagaaagaaaaagaaagggtgaaagagaaagaaggaaggaaggaaggagggagcaagggaaggagggagggaaggagaaagagagaaagagaaagaaagagccagggcagcctgggctacatgagaccctatctcaaaaaaagaggcaaagaagAGCCAAGGAGCTGGCTCAATGAAGAAAGTGCTTGCTCTGAGttgacttgagttcaaatcccagtcgGGCATATACAAAAGTAGGcagcagacaggaggatccctaggaCTTGCTGGCTGCCAACCTAGCTCCAGGTtgagtgggagaccctgtctcaaagaagtaaGGCAGCCAGGGATAGAGCAAggtacctctggcctctacagacacaTGCATAGGTCtatcatacagacacatacacatgggcacGACCCgccacccacacacaaacaaaagcaacccaaggggactggtgagatggctcagcgggtaagagcactgactgctcttctgatggtcctgagttcaaatctcaacaaccacatggtggctcacggccacccgtaatgcgatctgatgccctcttctggtgcctctgaagacagctacactgtacttttattttaaaaaagaaaaaaaaaaaaaaaaagcaacccaaGCCTGGGGCTGGAGTAGAGTGGAGAGGTGCTCCCTCAGCCCACGCAAGGGCCTGTGCCTCGTCACAGGCACACCAAGACTTCAATGAGAAGCAACCCCTACCTCCCATCTTCTCTCCACAGCCCTGTCCTTGCTTGCATGAC contains:
- the Fgfr4 gene encoding fibroblast growth factor receptor 4 isoform X4, producing MTVIHNLTLLVDDSLTSISNDEDPRALSSSSSGHVYPQQAPYWTHPQRMEKKLHAVPAGNTVKFRCPAAGNPMPTIHWLKDGQAFHGESRIGGIRLRHQHWSLVMESVVPSDRGTYTCLVENSLGSIRYSYLLDVLERSPHRPILQAGLPANTTAVVGSNVELLCKVYSDAQPHIQWLKHIVINGSSFGADGFPYVQVLKTTDINSSEVEVLYLRNVSAEDAGEYTCLAGNSIGLSYQSAWLTVLPEEDLTWTTATPEARYTDIILYVSGSLALVVLLLLAGVYHRQAIHGHHSRQPVTVQKLSRFPLARQFSLESRSSGKSSLSLVRGVRLSSSGPPLLTGLVSLDLPLDPLWEFPRDRLVLGKPLGEGCFGQVVRAEAFGMDPSRPDQTSTVAVKMLKDNASDKDLADLVSEMEVMKLIGRHKNIINLLGVCTQEGPLYVIVECAAKGNLREFLRARRPPGPDLSPDGPRSSEGPLSFPALVSCAYQVARGMQYLESRKCIHRDLAARNVLVTEDDVMKIADFGLARGVHHIDYYKKTSNGRLPVKWMAPEALFDRVYTHQSDVWSFGILLWEIFTLGGSPYPGIPVEELFSLLREGHRMERPPNCPSELYGLMRECWHAAPSQRPTFKQLVEALDKALLAVSEEYLDLRLTFGPFSASNGDASSTCSSSDSVFSHDPLPLEPNPFPFPDARTT